A single window of Streptomyces aquilus DNA harbors:
- a CDS encoding fatty acid desaturase family protein: MTATAPELPEVTLGDEFGKELDRIRAEIIAARGADDARYIRTVIAVHRGLEAGGRVALAVSLFPPAWVAGTTLLSLAKILENMELGHNILHGQWDWMGDPAIHSTTWEWDFLTPAEAWKHTHNHLHHTWTNVVDRDRDLGYVAFRMSADQAWHPRHLAQPFYNFLLAPLFEWGIALYDLEPDVVAAGRKPWRSFLNDVRGFLAKATRQIAKDYMVFPLLAGPSALPCLLGNLTANTVRNLWTHTIIFCGHFPGDVQTFTEEHIENETRGEWYLRQVQGSANIEGGRLFHILSGNLGHQIEHHAFPDLPSNRYAEIAPRVRALCEKHNIPYITGPLWRQYGSTWGRILRFAVPVG; this comes from the coding sequence GTGACCGCAACCGCTCCCGAGCTTCCCGAGGTCACCCTCGGCGACGAGTTCGGCAAGGAACTCGACCGCATACGTGCCGAGATCATCGCCGCGCGCGGTGCCGACGACGCGCGCTACATCCGTACGGTGATCGCCGTGCACCGCGGCCTGGAGGCGGGCGGCCGGGTCGCCCTCGCCGTCTCGCTGTTCCCGCCCGCCTGGGTGGCGGGCACCACCCTGCTCTCCCTCGCCAAGATCCTGGAGAACATGGAGCTGGGCCACAACATCCTGCACGGCCAGTGGGACTGGATGGGCGACCCGGCGATCCACTCGACGACCTGGGAGTGGGACTTCCTCACCCCCGCCGAGGCCTGGAAGCACACCCACAACCACCTGCACCACACCTGGACCAACGTCGTAGACCGCGACCGCGACCTCGGGTACGTCGCCTTCCGGATGAGCGCCGACCAGGCCTGGCATCCGCGCCATCTCGCCCAGCCGTTCTACAACTTCCTGCTCGCGCCGCTCTTCGAGTGGGGCATCGCCCTGTACGACCTGGAACCGGATGTCGTCGCCGCCGGCCGCAAGCCGTGGCGATCCTTCCTGAACGACGTGCGGGGGTTTCTCGCCAAGGCGACCCGGCAGATCGCCAAGGACTACATGGTCTTCCCGCTGCTGGCCGGGCCCTCCGCGCTGCCGTGTCTGCTCGGGAACCTCACCGCCAACACGGTGCGCAACCTGTGGACCCACACCATCATCTTCTGCGGGCACTTCCCCGGCGACGTCCAGACGTTCACCGAGGAGCACATCGAGAACGAGACCCGCGGTGAGTGGTACCTGCGTCAGGTCCAGGGCTCCGCCAACATCGAGGGCGGCCGGCTCTTCCACATCCTCAGTGGCAATCTCGGCCACCAGATCGAGCACCACGCCTTCCCGGACCTGCCCAGCAACCGCTACGCCGAGATCGCGCCGCGTGTGCGTGCACTCTGCGAGAAGCACAACATCCCGTACATCACGGGACCGTTGTGGCGGCAGTACGGCTCCACCTGGGGACGCATCCTGCGCTTCGCCGTACCGGTCGGATGA
- a CDS encoding hydrophobic protein: MIWILLLLLILVVFGFGFTMQILWWVAAILLVVWIAGFAMRGRGGSRRR, encoded by the coding sequence ATGATCTGGATTCTTCTCCTTCTGCTGATCCTGGTGGTCTTCGGGTTCGGCTTCACGATGCAGATCCTGTGGTGGGTCGCCGCCATCCTGCTGGTCGTCTGGATCGCCGGCTTCGCGATGCGCGGGCGCGGCGGTAGCCGCCGCCGGTAG
- a CDS encoding ANTAR domain-containing protein: MQRTTVLQEDWWKLRAEATWGNASAGQDLVALRAENDQLRRALAGRAVIDQARGMVMVLTPCGRGAARNLLVDVSRQCDTGLPEVAAAVVAAWEGKPLPERMQRALRRALRRFGAEDRGHDCSSADESSR, encoded by the coding sequence ATGCAACGCACAACCGTGCTCCAAGAGGACTGGTGGAAACTGCGGGCCGAGGCCACGTGGGGGAACGCGTCGGCGGGGCAGGACCTCGTCGCCCTGCGCGCCGAGAACGATCAGCTGCGGCGGGCGCTGGCCGGCCGTGCGGTCATCGACCAGGCCCGCGGAATGGTGATGGTGCTGACCCCCTGCGGTCGCGGGGCGGCCAGGAACCTGCTGGTCGACGTCTCGCGGCAGTGCGACACCGGACTTCCGGAGGTGGCCGCGGCCGTGGTCGCCGCCTGGGAGGGCAAGCCGCTGCCGGAGCGGATGCAGCGTGCGCTGCGGCGTGCACTGCGGCGGTTCGGCGCGGAGGACCGAGGGCACGACTGTTCATCGGCCGATGAGTCGTCCAGGTAG
- a CDS encoding PRC-barrel domain-containing protein — MIHAADVREWRTRDVIDSESHKIGVLEAVYVDTTTDEPAMATVRTGLPTRHRLVFVPLEDAIVGPGYLKVGYVKTLVKQAPSIGTDDVLPAEQEEAVFRHYGLPYQPGAAGERQLARR, encoded by the coding sequence ATGATCCATGCAGCCGACGTCCGGGAATGGCGCACCCGGGATGTCATCGACTCCGAGTCGCACAAGATCGGTGTCCTGGAGGCGGTCTATGTGGACACCACCACCGACGAGCCGGCCATGGCCACGGTACGGACCGGGCTGCCCACCCGGCACCGCCTGGTCTTCGTCCCCCTTGAGGACGCGATCGTCGGGCCGGGCTATCTGAAGGTCGGCTATGTCAAGACGCTGGTGAAGCAGGCTCCATCGATCGGCACCGACGACGTGCTTCCCGCCGAGCAGGAGGAAGCGGTCTTCAGGCACTACGGACTGCCTTACCAGCCCGGTGCGGCCGGAGAACGGCAACTCGCGCGCCGCTGA
- a CDS encoding Asp23/Gls24 family envelope stress response protein — protein MTEPNGSTLPQPDPGEPGTDLGTTLRTTRPGLQEPPETRGRTTIADGVVEKIAGIAAREVPGIHALGGGFTRTMGAMRDRVPGGHASAGRGVKVEVGEKQTAIDLQVVVAYGVSITDLAAEVRENVIAAVERMTGLEVVEVNIAVNDVHLPDEDTQETLEGRVH, from the coding sequence ATGACGGAGCCGAACGGTTCGACCCTGCCCCAACCCGACCCGGGCGAGCCCGGCACCGACCTGGGCACGACACTGCGCACCACCCGCCCCGGGCTCCAGGAACCGCCGGAGACCCGCGGCCGGACGACCATCGCCGACGGGGTGGTGGAGAAGATCGCCGGCATCGCCGCACGGGAGGTCCCGGGAATCCACGCGCTGGGTGGCGGATTCACCCGCACCATGGGCGCGATGCGCGACCGGGTCCCGGGCGGGCATGCGAGCGCGGGGCGTGGCGTCAAGGTCGAGGTCGGTGAGAAGCAGACCGCCATCGATCTCCAGGTCGTCGTCGCATACGGGGTGAGCATCACCGATCTCGCCGCAGAGGTCCGTGAGAACGTGATCGCGGCGGTGGAACGGATGACGGGCCTGGAGGTCGTCGAGGTGAACATCGCGGTCAACGACGTGCACCTGCCGGACGAGGACACGCAGGAGACCCTTGAGGGCCGGGTGCACTGA
- a CDS encoding STAS domain-containing protein: protein MPLPQLTVYRHDRRKRALITLAGEIDLESVPLVRASLEQCLRDGIRTIDVDLTPVSFCDCSGLNAFLHAAQQTTVAGGTLRLHHPPPMLVLVVGLTGCGFLLLGPPYDPPPPSGDAPAPALPHGHGSVPPAPVLSGDV from the coding sequence ATGCCCCTTCCACAGCTCACCGTGTATCGCCATGACCGAAGGAAACGGGCGCTGATCACCCTGGCCGGTGAGATCGACCTCGAATCCGTGCCGTTGGTGCGAGCATCCTTGGAACAGTGCTTGCGGGACGGCATCCGCACCATCGACGTCGACCTCACCCCCGTCAGTTTCTGCGATTGCAGCGGCCTCAACGCCTTCCTGCACGCCGCGCAGCAGACCACGGTGGCGGGCGGGACCCTGCGACTGCACCACCCACCGCCGATGCTCGTCCTTGTGGTCGGCCTCACCGGGTGCGGTTTCCTGCTCCTCGGTCCTCCGTACGACCCGCCGCCTCCTTCCGGCGACGCCCCGGCTCCAGCCCTGCCGCACGGACACGGGTCTGTCCCGCCTGCGCCTGTTCTCTCGGGCGATGTGTGA
- a CDS encoding ANTAR domain-containing protein encodes MGPESRSARIQLLVAEQAARRGARVGVVDVCTAAVAALPVGGAGLSAMSRAAPSHPLCSTDTVSEQLEELQLTLGEGPCVDAFLHGSAVLTPDLLTRDLQDRWMVFAEAALEAGARAVFALPLQMGAISPGVLDLYAHVPVRLSAEELADALAFADLATLVLLDARIDATGGPRGDPLEDLGAYRAEIDQASGMLTVQLGVGIEEAFVRLRAYAYAQGRRLADVAADVVACRLRFPPDAEPDQAVEET; translated from the coding sequence GTGGGCCCTGAGAGCAGGTCGGCACGCATCCAGCTGCTGGTGGCCGAGCAGGCGGCCCGGCGCGGTGCCCGGGTCGGTGTGGTGGACGTGTGCACCGCGGCCGTGGCCGCGCTGCCGGTCGGCGGGGCCGGGCTGTCGGCGATGTCCAGGGCCGCGCCGAGCCACCCGCTGTGCAGCACCGACACCGTCAGCGAGCAGCTGGAAGAGCTCCAGCTCACGCTGGGCGAGGGGCCCTGTGTGGACGCCTTCCTGCACGGCTCGGCCGTCCTGACACCCGATCTGCTCACCCGTGACCTGCAGGACCGCTGGATGGTGTTCGCCGAGGCGGCCCTGGAAGCCGGGGCCCGCGCGGTCTTCGCGCTTCCTCTTCAGATGGGCGCGATCAGCCCGGGAGTTCTGGACCTGTACGCCCACGTCCCGGTCCGGTTGAGCGCGGAGGAACTGGCGGACGCGCTGGCGTTCGCCGATCTCGCCACTCTGGTGCTGCTCGACGCGCGCATCGACGCGACGGGCGGGCCGCGCGGGGATCCCCTCGAGGACCTGGGCGCCTACCGGGCGGAGATCGACCAGGCCAGCGGGATGCTCACGGTTCAGCTCGGCGTCGGCATCGAGGAAGCCTTCGTCCGGCTCCGCGCCTACGCCTACGCACAGGGACGCCGGCTCGCCGACGTGGCCGCGGACGTCGTGGCCTGTCGGCTTCGCTTCCCACCGGACGCGGAGCCGGACCAGGCCGTGGAGGAAACCTGA
- a CDS encoding GAF and ANTAR domain-containing protein, with protein MDQQLLAKTFVELADNLVADFDLMDFLRLLTDRCVGMLDASAAGVLLADRDGKLRVMAASDEQVRVLELFQLQNDQGPCLTCFRTGAPVIIPDLTREIDRWPRFVTAAHRSGFGAVQALPMRLREETVGALNLFRAAPGPFDPAATLVAQALADVATISLLQQRTAQRSTVLNEQLQTALNSRVLIEQAKGKLAERQGVDMEQAFSALRSYARSHNRRLADVARAFVDGSEPLAGLGS; from the coding sequence ATGGATCAACAACTTCTGGCCAAGACCTTCGTCGAGCTGGCCGACAACCTGGTCGCCGACTTCGACCTCATGGACTTCCTGCGCCTGCTGACCGACCGCTGCGTCGGCATGCTCGACGCGAGCGCCGCCGGGGTCCTGCTCGCCGACCGGGACGGCAAGCTCCGCGTCATGGCCGCCTCCGACGAACAGGTGCGTGTGCTGGAGCTCTTCCAGCTCCAGAACGACCAAGGCCCCTGTCTCACGTGCTTCCGCACCGGCGCACCGGTGATCATCCCCGACCTGACCCGGGAGATCGACCGCTGGCCGCGCTTCGTCACCGCGGCCCACCGCAGTGGATTCGGGGCCGTCCAGGCCCTGCCCATGCGCCTGCGCGAGGAGACCGTAGGCGCCCTGAACCTCTTCCGTGCCGCGCCCGGCCCCTTCGACCCGGCCGCCACCCTCGTCGCCCAGGCGCTGGCCGACGTCGCCACCATCAGCCTGCTGCAACAACGCACCGCCCAGCGCAGCACCGTGCTGAACGAGCAGTTGCAGACGGCGCTGAACAGCCGGGTGCTGATCGAACAGGCCAAGGGGAAGCTCGCCGAACGCCAGGGCGTCGACATGGAGCAGGCGTTCAGTGCGCTGCGCAGCTACGCCCGTTCCCACAACCGCCGCCTGGCCGACGTGGCCCGCGCTTTCGTCGACGGCTCGGAACCCCTAGCCGGGCTGGGGTCCTGA
- a CDS encoding PRC-barrel domain-containing protein — protein sequence MIQAVDIREWRTHDVVDPKGHKIGVLEAVYVDTTTDEPAVATVRTGLPTRRRLVFVPVDDALLGPGYVKIAYTRSLVRKAPSIGTDDVLPAEQEEAIFRHYGMTYQPGANGERKLARR from the coding sequence ATGATCCAGGCAGTCGACATCCGCGAGTGGCGCACCCATGACGTCGTCGACCCGAAGGGGCACAAGATCGGCGTGCTCGAAGCGGTCTACGTGGACACCACCACCGACGAACCGGCTGTGGCCACCGTACGGACCGGGCTGCCGACCCGTCGGCGCCTGGTCTTCGTGCCCGTCGACGACGCACTCCTGGGGCCGGGCTACGTGAAGATCGCCTACACCAGGAGCCTGGTCAGGAAGGCTCCTTCGATCGGCACGGACGACGTCCTGCCCGCCGAGCAGGAGGAAGCGATCTTCCGGCACTACGGGATGACGTACCAGCCGGGCGCGAACGGCGAGCGAAAGCTCGCACGCCGCTGA
- a CDS encoding phospholipid carrier-dependent glycosyltransferase — protein sequence MIDENTPTVAAPHHARRAPSPPPWEQRLRRFGYTPRPHTPLRDRLTAPFPQPFARWSGWAGPLLVATLAGVLRFWRLGDPHTLVFDETYYAKDAWSLLHLGYEGTWPDRKIADPQILADPQVIPLSDPGVFVAHPPGGKWVIALGEWMFGLDPFGWRFMTALLGTLSVLMLCRIGRRLFRSTLLGCLAGTLMALDGLHYVMSRTALLDLVVMFFALAAFGCLLIDRDRARARLASSLPPTDPTGPIRPHSPTATRAGTGPRPWRLAAGVCLGLASSAKWNGLYFLAFFVALTLLWDVGARRMAGARHPYRAVVRKDLGWSLLSLVPVATVTYLATWTGWFRSSDGYDRHWADGRGGPWSWIPAPLRSLWHYEHDVYQFNVNLDAYHKYKSNPWSWLVLGRPVLFHYESPKPGSTGCHTPTNCSQTILALGTPALWWTACAALAYLLYRWALRRDWRAGAILCGAAAGYLPWFLYQDRTIFSFYAVVLVPYVCLAVTMLLAALLGPPDAPGTRRVRGAVAAGVIVLLIAWNFIYFFPIYTAQTIPYADWQARMWLDSWI from the coding sequence GTGATCGACGAGAACACGCCCACGGTCGCGGCGCCGCACCACGCAAGACGCGCCCCCTCCCCACCCCCGTGGGAACAACGCCTACGCCGCTTCGGATACACGCCCCGCCCGCACACCCCCCTCCGGGACCGCCTGACCGCCCCCTTCCCCCAGCCCTTCGCACGCTGGTCGGGCTGGGCCGGCCCCCTGCTGGTGGCGACCCTGGCCGGCGTGCTGCGCTTCTGGCGCCTGGGCGACCCGCACACTCTCGTCTTCGACGAGACGTACTACGCCAAGGACGCCTGGTCGCTCCTGCACCTCGGTTACGAGGGCACGTGGCCGGACCGCAAGATCGCCGACCCGCAGATCCTGGCCGACCCGCAGGTGATCCCGCTCTCCGACCCCGGGGTGTTCGTCGCGCATCCGCCCGGGGGCAAGTGGGTGATCGCGCTGGGCGAGTGGATGTTCGGCCTGGACCCGTTCGGCTGGCGCTTCATGACGGCGCTGCTCGGCACGCTGTCGGTGCTGATGCTGTGCCGTATCGGCCGCCGCCTGTTCCGCTCGACCCTGCTGGGCTGTCTGGCCGGGACCCTGATGGCGCTGGACGGCCTGCACTACGTCATGAGCCGCACCGCACTGCTCGACCTGGTCGTCATGTTCTTCGCGCTGGCGGCGTTCGGCTGCCTGCTGATCGACAGGGACCGGGCACGGGCGAGGCTCGCCTCGTCCCTGCCGCCCACCGACCCGACCGGCCCCATACGCCCGCACTCCCCCACCGCGACCCGCGCGGGCACCGGACCGCGCCCCTGGCGCCTCGCGGCCGGCGTCTGCCTCGGCCTGGCGTCCTCGGCCAAGTGGAACGGCCTGTACTTCCTGGCGTTCTTCGTGGCCCTGACCCTGTTGTGGGACGTGGGCGCCCGCCGCATGGCCGGAGCACGCCACCCCTACCGCGCGGTCGTCCGCAAGGACCTCGGCTGGTCGCTGCTCTCCCTGGTCCCGGTGGCCACGGTGACCTACCTGGCCACCTGGACGGGCTGGTTCCGCTCCTCCGACGGCTACGACCGCCACTGGGCCGACGGACGCGGCGGCCCCTGGTCCTGGATACCGGCCCCCTTGCGCAGCCTGTGGCACTACGAGCATGACGTCTACCAGTTCAACGTGAACCTGGACGCGTACCACAAGTACAAGTCGAACCCCTGGAGTTGGCTGGTCCTGGGCCGCCCGGTCCTCTTCCACTACGAGTCCCCGAAGCCGGGCTCGACCGGCTGCCACACCCCGACGAACTGCTCCCAGACGATCCTGGCCCTGGGCACCCCGGCCCTGTGGTGGACGGCCTGCGCCGCCCTCGCCTACCTGCTCTACCGCTGGGCGCTGCGCCGCGACTGGCGAGCCGGCGCGATCCTCTGCGGGGCGGCCGCCGGCTACCTCCCCTGGTTCCTCTACCAGGACCGCACGATCTTCTCCTTCTACGCGGTGGTCCTGGTCCCCTACGTCTGCCTGGCGGTCACGATGCTGCTGGCGGCCCTCCTGGGCCCACCGGACGCGCCGGGCACCCGCCGCGTCCGGGGCGCGGTGGCGGCCGGCGTGATCGTCCTGCTCATCGCCTGGAACTTCATCTACTTCTTCCCGATCTACACGGCCCAGACGATCCCGTACGCGGACTGGCAGGCACGGATGTGGCTGGACTCATGGATCTGA
- a CDS encoding cellulase: MDHFEQELARMMRHNGAPEEGYEDRHRRRLYAGVRARQRTRRAWLATGSALTIAALGAVLMTLPNSFAQNGPGPHTPRPATSAEPLPTRSTADGAPIPALTSSRTAVPVASPRGGTRTT; this comes from the coding sequence ATGGACCACTTCGAACAGGAACTGGCGCGCATGATGCGCCACAACGGTGCCCCGGAAGAGGGGTACGAGGACCGGCACCGCCGACGCCTGTACGCCGGCGTCCGCGCCCGGCAGCGCACACGGCGGGCCTGGCTGGCCACCGGTTCGGCGCTGACGATCGCGGCGCTCGGCGCCGTACTGATGACCCTGCCGAACTCCTTCGCCCAGAACGGCCCCGGCCCGCACACCCCACGCCCCGCGACCTCCGCCGAGCCCCTCCCGACCCGCTCGACGGCGGACGGCGCCCCGATACCGGCCCTCACGTCGAGCAGGACAGCCGTCCCTGTGGCGTCACCGCGCGGCGGAACCCGTACGACGTGA